CCGCCGGGCGCGGCGGGCTGCGGGACGGATGGCCTGCCGCGTTCGTAGCACCACAGGCCGAACCGCACGCCGGCCGCGGTGAGCACGGACAGTACGACGGCGGCGGAGAGTTCGGGCAGCCGGTCGGTGGTCGCGTGCAGGAACTGCGCCACGAAGAAGGTCATGAACGCGAAGACGCCGAGGCTGTGCCCGCGCGGCCCCCATCGTCTGGCGTAGACGCCCGCGCCGACGACCGCGAGGAAGGCGAGGTCGCGGGCGGCGGGCCGGTCGTGGAGCCCGGCCGCGAGGGCGAGCACGGGCAGGCCGACGGCGGGCAGCAGCGCGGTGGTGAGCGCCTGCCCGCGGACGGTCGGGTCCGTGACGGTGAACAGGGCGAGCAGCGCGGCGAGTCCGCCGGTGACGACGCCGACCAGTGAGTGGCACGCCAGACCGCAGACGGCGACCGCGAGCCCGATGCCGACCACGGCCCGCGCGGCGAAGCGCAGCCGCGTCCGGCCCGGGTCCTGCGCCATGAACACCTTCCGCAGCACTGTCCCTTGCCCCCACTGTCACCGACTGTCGCCGGCACGAAAAAGGCGCCGCGGTATCCGCAGCGCCATCGACCACGCCCATGAGAGCATCCCGGCGCCACCGGCTCAACCGACCGCGTATCGGCTGGTCCATTGGTCCAGTGACGACGGGGGGCTCGGCACGGCGGATGCGCCATCGGACCAGGTCGGGCGGGGCACCGGGGTGGGCCATTGGTACAGTCGGGGAAGTTCAGGTTTCCGTGGGCAGGAGGGCCGGGAGCATGCCCGTCGACGCGTTGGACACCCGCATCCTGCGGCTGCTCCTGGAGCAGCCGAGGACCAGCGTGCGGGAGTACGCCAGGATCCTCGGTGTCGCGCGCGGCACCGTCCAGGCCCGTCTCGACCGTCTGGAGCGGGACGGCGTGATCACCGGCACGGGGCCCACGCTGTCGCCCGCCGCACTCGGCCATCCGGTGCTGGCGTTCGTGCACATCGAGGTCACCCAGGGCCATCTGGACGATGTCGGGGACGCGCTCGCGGCCGTCCCGGAGATCGTCGAGGCGTTCTCGATCACGGGCGGCGGCGATCTGCTGACCCGGGTGGTGGCGCGGGACAACGCCCATCTGGAGGACGTCATCCAGAAGCTGATCAGCCTGCCTGGCGTGGTCCGCACCCGGAGCGAGGTGGCGCTGCGCGAGCGGGTGCCGCAACGGCTGCTGCCGCTGGTGGAGTCGATCGGGCGGGCGAGCCGGACGTGACCCGGGCGACCGTCCGCCGCGGGGCCTTTGACATGCTGACGGCGTGAGCGGACTCCACGGCATCTCGGTCGTCTTCGACCTCGACGGCACCCTGGTCGACAGCGAGCCGAACTACTAC
The sequence above is a segment of the Streptomyces griseoviridis genome. Coding sequences within it:
- a CDS encoding Lrp/AsnC family transcriptional regulator, encoding MPVDALDTRILRLLLEQPRTSVREYARILGVARGTVQARLDRLERDGVITGTGPTLSPAALGHPVLAFVHIEVTQGHLDDVGDALAAVPEIVEAFSITGGGDLLTRVVARDNAHLEDVIQKLISLPGVVRTRSEVALRERVPQRLLPLVESIGRASRT